In a genomic window of Cyclopterus lumpus isolate fCycLum1 chromosome 13, fCycLum1.pri, whole genome shotgun sequence:
- the ywhag2 gene encoding 14-3-3 protein gamma-1, with translation MVDREQLVQKARLAEQAERYDDMAAAMKSVTELNEALSNEERNLLSVAYKNVVGARRSSWRVISSIEQKTSADGNEKKIEMVRAYREKIEKELEAVCQDVLNLLDNFLIKNCNETQHESKVFYLKMKGDYYRYLAEVATGEKRATVVESSEKSYNEAHDISKEHMQPTHPIRLGLALNYSVFHYEIQNAPEQACHLAKTAFDDAIAELDTLNEDSYKDSTLIMQLLRDNLTLWTSDQQDDEGGEGNN, from the exons atggttgATCGCGAGCAGCTGGTGCAGAAAGCCAGGCTGGCTGAACAGGCTGAGAGATATGATGATATGGCAGCTGCTATGAAATCg GTAACAGAGCTGAATGAGGCCCTGTCCAACGAGGAGAGGAACCTCTTGTCTGTGGCCTACAAGAACGTGGTCGGGGCCCGTCGCTCCTCTTGGAGGGTGATCTCCAGCATTGAGCAGAAGACCTCGGCCGATGGCAATGAGAAGAAGATTGAGATGGTGAGGGCCTACAGGGAGAAGATTGAGAAGGAGCTAGAGGCCGTGTGCCAGGATGTGCTCAACCTTCTGGACAACTTCCTGATCAAGAACTGCAACGAGACGCAGCACGAGAGCAAAGTGTTCTACCTGAAGATGAAGGGTGACTACTACCGGTACCTGGCCGAGGTGGCCACGGGCGAGAAGAGGGCCACCGTGGTGGAGTCCTCGGAGAAGTCCTACAACGAGGCCCACGACATCAGCAAGGAGCACATGCAGCCCACCCACCCCATCCGCCTGGGCTTAGCTCTCAACTACTCTGTGTTTCACTACGAGATCCAGAACGCCCCAGAGCAGGCCTGTCATCTGGCCAAGACCGCCTTCGACGACGCCATCGCCGAGCTCGACACCCTCAACGAGGACTCCTACAAAGACTCCACTCTCATCATGCAGCTGCTCCGAGACAACTTGACTCTGTGGACAAGTGACCAGCAGGATGACGAGGGAGGGGAGGGCAACAattaa
- the camkk1b gene encoding calcium/calmodulin-dependent protein kinase kinase 1b has translation MSTDTVCKTEQDSEHHGELADLVAAMNVAANRSAPPNGYKSGGPRTTRVSDRKMSLQERGSRMPRQPTIETKRVSITDADDCVQLNQYTLKKEIGKGSYGVVKLAYNEDSEQYYAMKVVSKKRLMKQCGFLRRLPPQGSNAAFPLEKMYKEIAILKKLDHHNVVKLVEVLDDPDEDGLHMAFDLMTKGPVMEVPTDDPFTEEQARFYFRDLVLGIEYLHYHKIIHRDIKPSNLLLGDDGHVKIADFGVSNEFEGTDALLSSTAGTPAFMAPEMMTEHEQSFSGKALDIWAMGVTLYCFVFGKCPFYDKYIIALHTKIKNTPVEFPETPLISNGLKDLIERMLDKKSETRITIPEIKLHVWVTENGSDPLPLEEEHCTAVEVTEEEVQNSVKLIPSLSTVILVKTMLRKRSFSNPFECLGRRPGRSMSAPGGLLTGSWGLLGPSPQLHPSLRKISKEGSREELEDLYEDEALTELPD, from the exons ATGAGCACCGACACAGTCTGCAAGACAGAGCAGGACTCGGAGCACCACGGCGAGCTGGCCGACTTGGTGGCAGCCATGAACGTGGCCGCCAACCGCTCAGCCCCACCGAATGGCTACAAGTCCGGTGGTCCGAGGACCACCAGGGTCTCGGACAGGAAGATGTCcctgcaggagagagggagccgCATGCCCCGACAGCCCACCATCGAGACCAAACGTGTGTCCATCACAGATGCTGAT gatTGTGTCCAGCTCAACCAGTATACGTTGAAGAAAGAGATTGGAAAG GGTTCATATGGAGTGGTGAAATTAGCTTATAATGAAGATTCGGAGCAGTACTAC GCGATGAAAGTGGTTTCAAAGAAGAGGCTGATGAAGCAGTGTGGATTTTTGC GCCGCCTACCTCCTCAAGGATCAAACGCTGCATTTCCTCTGGAGAAAATGTACAAAGAGATCGCCATCCTGAAGAAACTGGACCATCATAATGTTGTTAAACTGGTGGAG GTGCTTGATGACCCTGATGAAGATGGACTTCATATGG CCTTCGATTTGATGACAAAGGG ACCGGTGATGGAGGTGCCGACAGACGACCCTTTCACAGAGGAGCAGGCTCGCTTTTACTTCAGAGACCTCGTCCTGGGAATAGAATACT TGCACTACCACAAGATCATCCACAGGGACATCAAGCCCTCCAACCTGCTGCTGGGGGACGATGGTCACGTCAAGATAGCAGACTTTGGTGTGAGCAACGAGTTTGAGGGGACGGATGCCCTCCTGTCGAGCACGGCGGGGACGCCGGCCTTCATGGCCCCCGAGATGATGACCGAACACGAGCAGAGCTTCAGCGGGAAG GCATTAGACATATGGGCGATGGGAGTCACACTCTACTGTTTTGTCTTTGGGAAG TGCCCTTTTTATGACAAATACATCATCGCTCTGCACACCAAGATCAAGAACACACCTGTGGAGTTTCCAGAGAC acCATTAATAAGTAACGGATTGAAGGACCTCATTGAGAGGATGCTGGATAAAAAATCTGAAACAAGAATCACCATTCCTGAGATTAAG CTCCATGTGTGGGTGACGGAGAACGGCTCCGACCCTCTTCCTCTGGAGGAAGAGCACTGCACAGCGGTGGAGGTCactgaggaggaggtgcagaacaGCGTCAAACTCATCCCTAGTCTTTCCACTGTG ATTCTGGTGAAGACCATGCTGAGGAAGCGGTCTTTCAGTAATCCCTTTGAGTGTCTGGGCAGACGGCCAGGGAGGTCCATGTCTGCCCCTGGAGGTCTTCTGAC TGGCTCTTGGGGCTTATTGGGGCCTTCGCCTCAGCTTCATCCTTCCTTGAG GAAAATCAGCAAagagggaagcagagaggagTTGGAGGACTTGTATGAAGATGAAGCATTGACAGAGTTaccagattaa
- the LOC117741775 gene encoding vacuolar protein sorting-associated protein 37D-like produces MSLSAQFGTLRTRELREMLEDEEKINHAIRCSEKFQGLQRAAEVMHVSNKELAKIGLSQKPKFRDAKLLLAMKFKQLENLRSIIQAKQEQLAEGYSVHDARWSLLQKINHAEQECEMLFQRFAEGKTPLAEFLDSFLSSLKLQHIRMALVKKLHKVVELRATQMLEPQPFSAEIRTACLPLCGLTTAVVVPACCHPPFLLPCGAHANTLHRLQHLPFCLESLRPGAGWGPKWPAKPVHLQPLEVQQRRQANPVSKSSFAFH; encoded by the exons ATGTCTCTGTCGGCGCAGTTTGGCACTCTGAGGACCAGAGAGCTGCGAGAGATGCTGGAagatgaagagaaaataaatcacgCCATCCGGTGCAGTGAGAAA TTTCAGGGGCTGCAAAGGGCTGCAGAGGTGATGCACGTTTCTAATAAAGAACTTGCCAAAATCGGTCTATCTCAAAAACCTAAATTTAGAGACGCTAAATTATTACTTGCAATGAAGTTCAAGCAGCTGGAAAACCTCAGAAGCATCATCCAGGCCAAACAAGAACAACTTG caGAAGGATACAGTGTTCACGATGCTCGGTGGAGTCTCCTGCAGAAGATAAATCATGCAGAGCAGGAGTGTGAG ATGCTGTTTCAGAGGTTTGCAGAGGGGAAGACGCCGCTGGCAGAGTTCCTGGATTCTTTTCTCAGCTCGCTGAAACTCCAACACATCAGGATGGCCCTGGTGAAGAAACTCCACAAAGTTGTTGAACTTAGAGCAACACAAATGCTTGAGCCTCAGCCTTTCTCTGCAGAGATACGCACCGCCTGCCTCCCGCTCTGCGGCCTGACCACAGCTGTGGTCGTACCCGCCTGCTGCCACCCTCCATTCCTGCTGCCCTGTGGCGCCCACGCAAACACTCTTCACCGTCTGCAGCATTTACCATTTTGTCTTGAGTCCCTACGTCCAGGAGCCGGGTGGGGCCCCAAATGGCCGGCGAAACCTGTCCATCTTCAGCCTCTGGAGgtgcagcagaggagacaaGCTAATCCAGTCTCAAAATCCAGTTTTGCATTTCATTAA